The following are encoded in a window of Nibricoccus aquaticus genomic DNA:
- a CDS encoding ABC transporter permease has product MLPALTKYRHAFLVGLQSNLVYRWNFAIRAFFSLFHLIVVFILWNAAFHGKTEIGGFNLAQTMTYFITLLVLQFFISAFSEDYQISEEIRNGLINQFLLKPINYYLYRFSIFVAARIVSGGLALLPILLAFPLLRDLLDFPTDTWRIAYAIPALIMSAFIQFTIAYCFGLLTFWFLEIQSFIILSLAIETLLAGMVFPLDLLDARLFEISQYLPYYYQMYFPASIITGRATDQAEILRNLGIQFFWVVALLIIAQVLWKRGLRRHTAVGG; this is encoded by the coding sequence ATGCTCCCCGCTCTGACCAAATACCGCCACGCTTTCCTCGTCGGCCTCCAGAGCAACCTCGTTTACCGCTGGAACTTCGCGATCCGCGCCTTCTTTTCCCTCTTCCACCTCATCGTCGTCTTTATCCTCTGGAACGCCGCCTTCCACGGCAAAACCGAGATCGGCGGCTTCAACCTCGCGCAGACGATGACCTACTTCATCACCCTGCTCGTCCTCCAGTTCTTCATCAGCGCCTTCAGTGAAGATTACCAGATCAGCGAAGAAATCCGCAACGGCCTCATCAACCAGTTCCTCCTCAAGCCGATCAACTACTACCTCTACCGCTTCAGCATTTTCGTCGCCGCCCGCATCGTCTCCGGCGGCCTCGCCCTCCTCCCCATCCTCCTCGCGTTTCCACTCCTGCGCGACCTCCTCGATTTCCCGACCGACACCTGGCGCATCGCCTACGCGATTCCTGCCCTGATCATGTCGGCGTTCATCCAGTTCACCATCGCCTACTGCTTCGGCCTGCTGACCTTCTGGTTCCTCGAAATCCAGTCCTTCATCATCCTCTCCCTCGCCATCGAGACACTCCTCGCCGGCATGGTCTTCCCGCTCGATCTGCTCGATGCCAGGCTCTTCGAGATCTCCCAGTATCTGCCGTATTACTACCAGATGTACTTCCCGGCCTCCATCATCACCGGCCGCGCCACCGATCAGGCCGAGATCCTCCGCAACCTCGGCATCCAGTTCTTCTGGGTCGTCGCCCTTCTCATCATCGCCCAAGTCCTCTGGAAACGCGGCCTTCGCCGCCACACCGCCGTCGGCGGCTGA
- a CDS encoding ABC transporter permease, translating into MKLLQYFRLWLACARYSITRTMMFRFDFLMWGLVELFWMGVNVALVSVIYQHTDSIAGWNKYQMLLLVGSSMIVQRLLMGFFWSNLFELGRNIRSGHFDFFLAQPGNLMFMASTRKVELEGILNVFVAIAIVVYAAGQLQLHPSATTLALYVFMILCGLVIHYSIVALSVSITFWIIKSEGLEHSYFTLTEFSRLPREAYRGLFKGAASAVFVYALPVVIVSNVPASLLIENALNVTNALWLLAVTVLWFALAVFVFHRGLRRYSSASS; encoded by the coding sequence TTGAAACTCCTCCAATACTTCCGCCTCTGGCTCGCCTGCGCGCGCTACTCCATCACGCGGACCATGATGTTTCGCTTCGACTTCCTCATGTGGGGCCTCGTCGAACTCTTCTGGATGGGCGTCAACGTCGCCCTCGTCTCCGTCATCTACCAACACACCGACTCCATCGCCGGCTGGAATAAATACCAGATGCTCCTGCTCGTCGGCAGCTCCATGATCGTCCAGCGCCTCCTCATGGGTTTCTTCTGGAGCAACCTCTTCGAACTCGGCCGCAACATCCGCTCCGGCCACTTCGACTTCTTCCTGGCCCAGCCCGGCAACCTCATGTTCATGGCCTCCACCCGCAAGGTTGAGCTCGAGGGCATCCTCAACGTCTTCGTCGCCATCGCCATCGTCGTTTACGCCGCCGGCCAGCTCCAGCTCCACCCGAGCGCCACGACTCTCGCCCTCTACGTATTCATGATCCTGTGCGGCCTCGTCATCCACTACAGCATCGTCGCCCTCTCCGTCTCGATCACCTTCTGGATCATAAAATCCGAAGGCCTCGAGCACAGCTACTTCACGCTCACCGAGTTCTCCCGCCTCCCGCGCGAAGCCTACCGCGGACTCTTCAAAGGCGCCGCCAGCGCCGTCTTCGTGTACGCACTCCCTGTCGTCATCGTGAGCAACGTCCCCGCCAGCCTTCTCATCGAAAACGCCCTCAACGTCACCAACGCCCTCTGGCTCCTCGCCGTCACCGTCCTCTGGTTCGCCCTCGCCGTCTTCGTCTTCCATCGCGGCCTCCGCCGCTACTCCAGCGCCAGCTCATAA
- the rnc gene encoding ribonuclease III codes for MPASENQALAALQRRLDYTFRDAALLECAVTHPSYLQEHPEVPESNQRLEFLGDAVLQFVLTEALFDLFPTDREGALSKSRSALTKGKFLSDLAREIDLTDCLRVGSSEEQTGGRTRDSALEDAIEAVIGAIFRDSDLVTARRVIFHLIGSLSDRLASRRPDENPKGRLQELVQGEHGNNALRYQIIKISGEEHAREFEATASLNGELIGTGRGTSKKSAEEEAARVALVTLQAAKN; via the coding sequence GTGCCCGCCTCCGAAAACCAAGCACTCGCAGCCCTCCAACGCCGCCTCGACTACACATTTCGCGACGCCGCTCTCTTGGAATGCGCCGTCACCCACCCCTCCTACTTGCAGGAACACCCCGAGGTCCCCGAGAGCAACCAACGCCTCGAATTCCTCGGCGACGCCGTGCTCCAGTTCGTCCTCACCGAAGCCCTCTTCGACCTCTTTCCAACTGACCGCGAAGGCGCGCTCAGCAAAAGCCGCTCCGCACTCACCAAGGGCAAATTCCTCAGCGACCTCGCCCGCGAGATCGACCTCACCGACTGCCTTCGCGTCGGCTCCAGCGAAGAACAGACTGGCGGCCGCACCCGTGATTCCGCCCTCGAAGACGCTATCGAAGCAGTCATCGGCGCCATCTTCCGCGACAGCGATCTCGTCACCGCCCGCCGCGTCATCTTCCACCTCATCGGCTCCCTCTCCGACCGCCTCGCGTCTCGTCGCCCCGACGAAAACCCCAAAGGCCGCCTCCAGGAACTCGTCCAGGGCGAACACGGCAACAACGCCCTGCGCTACCAGATCATCAAAATTTCCGGCGAAGAACACGCCCGCGAATTCGAGGCCACCGCCTCCCTCAATGGCGAGCTCATCGGCACCGGCCGCGGCACCTCGAAAAAATCCGCCGAAGAAGAAGCCGCCCGCGTAGCCCTCGTCACGCTCCAGGCCGCGAAAAATTAA
- the mfd gene encoding transcription-repair coupling factor has translation MPTATTPRHKLTGVCPPARGAVIEELTRTQPAPVWLVIADELKTAEQLAEDIAFFHAASAPASSKRSLDVLIFPESMPDTRDMREAFTASSDRLAALSKLRALRNTSGSTRTTQLVLVSTPAALLQSVPALEQFATKEFTITKGQSQPFQALLEKLRELDYDSEAVCEAPGHYAIRGGIIDLYPVTATQPYRLDFFGDDIEDIRAFDPVTQRSGESVASITLSATPRVRLDPSKTGLADYLSPQTHLLFVEPARLDETFSALARENISTENTPALPAILAKCAAAFGLSDLDETSALFETPDIDVTLDTDSLVHHRSYPDDALVAQDRLVAEEDARADFLRKLVAWKKDGYAIDFVVSKEGEEQRVREILAEDTAFKNLKPRFLRGTLNEGFRITRRGENSRSGQILVTETELFGRQRTRRAGGTKRAIATRAQIDQLLDFSELVEGDFVVHLQHGIALYRGLTKVEAAGGLREVISLEFDDHVTLHVPLQESHLISRYVGLSKTRPQLGRIGSNRWEKARKAAEVSTIDLAAELLRIQAAREAQPGFAFPPDNTWQKEFEASFPYTETRDQLRAIDETKADLERARPMDRLICGDVGFGKTEVAIRAAFKAVQGGRQVAVLVPTTVLAQQHMNTFRERMAGYPIAVEMVSRFRTRAEQAKILAATTAGQVDILVGTHRVFQADVKFKDLGLVIIDEEQRFGVKHKEAFKKMRASVDVLSMSATPIPRTLYMALTGARDMSVIETAPTNRHPVQTIVKTYDEKVVVDAIRHERRRGGQVFYLHNRVQTIDLVAARLRELLPDLRIGVGHGQMDEKELELHMTEFVAGTYDVLVCTTIIESGLDIPNCNTIIIEGADRFGLSQLYQLRGRVGRFKHQAYAYLLLHRHTRLLEIARERLSALRTHNQLGAGFRIAMRDLELRGAGNLLGSEQSGHIVGVGFELYCQLLRQSVARLKGEKSAANIRANVKLDFVFIGEGAGTAIGTPSSASSSSSYAAIKAAEDDASGIVEIPKIQARIPSAYIAETRLRIDFYRRLALADSPARLKEIDSDLRDRFGKFGDEVKALLLITEIRILAEQKNILSVETESTRLKCLRNSGRRDDFLMVGARFPRLTAPKPLLRLREILSFLINQPAP, from the coding sequence ATGCCCACCGCCACCACACCGCGCCATAAACTCACCGGCGTCTGCCCGCCCGCCCGCGGCGCCGTCATCGAGGAACTCACGCGCACTCAGCCCGCGCCCGTCTGGCTGGTCATCGCCGACGAACTCAAAACCGCCGAGCAACTCGCCGAGGACATCGCCTTCTTCCACGCCGCCTCCGCGCCCGCGTCATCGAAACGCTCGCTCGACGTCCTCATCTTCCCCGAGTCCATGCCCGATACGCGCGATATGCGCGAAGCCTTCACCGCCTCCTCCGACCGCCTCGCCGCCCTCTCCAAACTCCGCGCCCTCCGCAACACCTCCGGCTCGACCCGCACCACTCAACTCGTCCTCGTCTCCACGCCCGCCGCCCTGCTCCAGTCCGTCCCCGCCCTCGAACAATTCGCCACCAAGGAATTCACCATCACCAAAGGCCAGTCCCAGCCCTTCCAGGCTCTCCTCGAAAAGCTTCGCGAGCTCGACTACGACTCCGAAGCCGTCTGTGAAGCCCCCGGCCATTACGCCATCCGCGGCGGCATCATCGACCTGTATCCAGTAACCGCCACCCAACCTTACCGACTCGATTTCTTCGGCGACGACATCGAAGACATCCGTGCCTTCGATCCCGTCACCCAACGCTCCGGCGAATCCGTCGCCTCCATCACCCTCTCCGCCACCCCGCGCGTCCGCCTCGATCCCTCCAAAACCGGCCTCGCCGATTATCTCTCGCCGCAAACGCATCTCCTCTTCGTCGAACCCGCCCGCCTCGACGAAACCTTCAGCGCCCTCGCCCGCGAAAACATCTCCACCGAAAATACGCCCGCGCTCCCTGCCATCCTCGCCAAATGCGCCGCCGCCTTCGGCCTCAGCGACCTCGACGAAACCTCCGCGCTCTTCGAAACGCCCGATATCGACGTCACCCTCGATACCGACAGCCTCGTCCACCACCGCAGCTACCCCGACGATGCCCTCGTCGCCCAGGACCGCCTTGTCGCCGAAGAAGACGCCCGCGCCGACTTCCTCCGCAAACTCGTCGCCTGGAAAAAAGACGGCTACGCCATCGACTTCGTCGTCTCCAAAGAAGGCGAAGAGCAACGCGTCCGCGAAATTCTCGCCGAAGACACCGCCTTCAAAAATCTCAAGCCCCGCTTCCTCCGCGGCACCCTCAACGAAGGCTTCCGCATCACGCGTCGTGGCGAAAATTCCCGCAGCGGCCAGATCCTCGTCACCGAGACCGAACTCTTCGGCCGCCAGCGCACTCGCCGCGCGGGCGGCACCAAACGCGCCATCGCCACCCGCGCCCAGATCGACCAGCTCCTCGACTTCTCCGAACTCGTCGAAGGCGATTTTGTCGTCCACCTCCAGCACGGCATCGCGCTCTACCGCGGCCTCACCAAAGTCGAAGCCGCCGGCGGTCTCCGCGAAGTCATCTCCCTCGAATTCGATGACCACGTCACGCTCCACGTGCCGCTCCAGGAGTCGCATTTGATTTCCCGTTACGTCGGCCTCAGCAAGACCCGCCCCCAACTCGGCCGCATCGGTTCCAACCGCTGGGAAAAAGCCCGCAAAGCCGCCGAAGTTTCCACCATCGACCTCGCCGCCGAGCTCCTCCGCATCCAGGCCGCCCGCGAGGCCCAGCCCGGTTTCGCTTTCCCGCCCGACAACACCTGGCAGAAAGAATTCGAGGCCTCGTTCCCCTACACCGAAACCCGCGACCAACTCCGCGCCATCGACGAAACCAAGGCCGACCTCGAACGCGCCCGCCCGATGGACCGCCTCATCTGCGGCGACGTCGGCTTCGGCAAAACCGAGGTCGCCATCCGCGCCGCCTTCAAAGCCGTTCAAGGCGGTCGCCAGGTCGCCGTCCTCGTCCCCACCACTGTGCTCGCCCAGCAGCACATGAACACGTTTCGCGAGCGCATGGCCGGCTATCCGATCGCCGTGGAAATGGTTTCCCGTTTTCGCACCCGCGCCGAGCAGGCCAAAATTCTCGCCGCCACCACCGCTGGCCAGGTGGACATTCTCGTCGGCACGCACCGCGTCTTCCAGGCCGATGTGAAATTCAAAGACCTCGGCCTCGTCATCATCGACGAAGAGCAACGCTTCGGCGTGAAACACAAAGAAGCCTTCAAAAAAATGCGCGCCTCCGTGGACGTCCTCTCGATGAGCGCCACTCCGATTCCACGCACGCTCTACATGGCACTCACCGGCGCGCGCGATATGAGCGTCATCGAGACCGCGCCGACCAACCGCCACCCCGTGCAGACCATCGTCAAAACCTACGACGAAAAAGTCGTCGTCGATGCCATCCGCCACGAACGCCGCCGCGGTGGGCAGGTGTTCTATCTACACAACCGCGTCCAGACGATCGACCTCGTTGCCGCCCGCCTACGCGAACTCCTCCCCGATCTCCGCATCGGCGTCGGCCACGGCCAGATGGACGAGAAAGAACTCGAACTCCACATGACCGAGTTCGTCGCCGGCACCTACGACGTGCTCGTCTGCACCACGATCATCGAGAGCGGCCTCGATATCCCCAACTGCAACACGATCATCATCGAAGGCGCTGACCGCTTCGGCCTTTCCCAGCTGTATCAGCTCCGCGGCCGCGTCGGCCGCTTCAAACACCAGGCCTACGCCTATCTCCTCCTTCACCGCCACACGCGTTTGCTGGAGATTGCCCGCGAGCGCCTCAGCGCGCTTCGCACGCACAACCAGCTCGGCGCCGGCTTCCGCATCGCCATGCGCGACCTCGAACTCCGCGGCGCCGGCAACCTCCTCGGCTCCGAACAAAGCGGCCACATCGTCGGCGTCGGCTTCGAACTCTACTGCCAGCTCCTCCGCCAGTCCGTCGCCCGCCTCAAAGGCGAAAAATCCGCCGCCAACATCCGCGCCAACGTGAAGCTCGACTTCGTCTTCATCGGCGAAGGCGCCGGAACCGCCATCGGCACGCCATCATCCGCCTCCTCGAGCTCGTCCTACGCCGCCATCAAAGCCGCCGAAGACGACGCCAGCGGCATCGTCGAAATCCCCAAAATCCAGGCGCGCATCCCTTCCGCCTACATCGCCGAGACCCGCCTCCGCATCGACTTCTACCGCCGCCTCGCCCTCGCCGACAGCCCCGCCCGCTTGAAGGAAATCGACTCCGATCTTCGCGACCGCTTCGGCAAATTCGGCGACGAGGTGAAAGCCCTGCTCCTCATCACCGAGATCCGCATTCTGGCGGAACAAAAAAACATCCTCTCCGTCGAAACAGAGTCCACCCGTTTGAAGTGCCTGCGCAACAGCGGACGCCGCGACGACTTCCTCATGGTCGGCGCCCGGTTTCCAAGGTTGACCGCCCCCAAGCCCCTCCTACGTTTGCGCGAAATTCTCAGTTTTTTAATTAACCAGCCCGCTCCATGA
- a CDS encoding peptidylprolyl isomerase gives MTFARSFSPRALLPLALALAPFNVFAQEPAPTSASSDGMDLRFANGIVAVVEEKAITVDDVRRKIQPYLAQMQREARNEKEFNEKLEALQDDIIQTEIDKVLVIKEFYKEKDGEPKRTIPTSYIDNQLSEILITQYDNDRSKFLAELRRQGKTIRDFRRDIEQDIVEGYMRQQQRKSQSIISPVKVETFYNENKDKFYQEDSVHLRLIQFSRTDGATDADLRAKADAVIARVKAGEKFEDVAKEVSQDTRRSKGGDWGWQKRSDLKPELSEPLFKLAKAEVTEPIVMPEGVFLMFVEDRKYAGTQPIDEVRDQIERILVQQMARTSQERWLERLRRNGYVKHY, from the coding sequence ATGACGTTTGCCCGCAGTTTCTCCCCCCGCGCCCTCCTCCCCCTCGCGCTGGCCCTCGCCCCTTTCAACGTTTTCGCCCAGGAACCCGCCCCCACGTCCGCCTCCTCCGATGGCATGGACCTGCGTTTCGCCAACGGCATCGTCGCCGTCGTCGAAGAGAAAGCCATCACCGTCGATGACGTCCGTCGCAAGATTCAGCCCTACCTCGCCCAAATGCAGCGCGAGGCCCGCAACGAAAAGGAGTTCAACGAAAAACTCGAAGCCCTCCAGGACGACATCATCCAGACCGAGATCGATAAGGTTCTGGTAATTAAAGAATTTTATAAGGAAAAAGACGGCGAGCCCAAGCGCACCATCCCCACGAGCTACATCGATAACCAGCTCTCCGAAATCCTCATCACGCAGTACGACAACGACCGCTCTAAATTCCTCGCCGAACTCCGCCGCCAGGGAAAAACCATCCGCGATTTCCGCCGCGACATCGAACAAGACATCGTCGAGGGCTACATGCGCCAGCAGCAGCGCAAGAGCCAGAGCATCATCAGCCCCGTGAAGGTCGAAACCTTCTACAACGAGAACAAAGATAAGTTCTACCAGGAAGACAGCGTCCACCTCCGCCTCATTCAATTCAGCCGCACCGACGGAGCCACCGACGCCGATCTCCGCGCCAAAGCCGATGCCGTCATCGCCCGCGTCAAAGCCGGCGAAAAATTCGAAGACGTCGCCAAAGAAGTCAGTCAGGACACACGCCGCTCCAAAGGCGGCGACTGGGGCTGGCAAAAACGCTCCGACCTCAAACCCGAACTCAGCGAGCCCCTCTTCAAACTGGCCAAAGCCGAAGTCACCGAGCCCATCGTCATGCCCGAAGGCGTCTTCCTCATGTTCGTCGAAGACCGCAAATACGCCGGCACCCAGCCCATCGACGAAGTCCGCGACCAGATTGAGCGCATCCTCGTCCAGCAGATGGCCCGCACCAGCCAGGAACGCTGGCTCGAACGCCTCCGCCGCAACGGCTACGTGAAACACTACTGA
- the radC gene encoding RadC family protein, producing the protein MSDTPASSLLREMAASERPQERLQRLGPAALSDTELLAMLLRSGTRGHDVLSVSTHLLADAGSLAQLITWREADFCRLKGIGRVKALQLLTVTEIARRILLQQSGEAPLLDRPELIAAYMAPLTLGLEIEKVWVLCLNRKGRLIKRVEVTSGIATASLAHPREIFREAIRESAVAIACVHNHPSGDPQPSAQDMRVTRQLREAAKTVDIEFIDHVIMGRQLNDPAGIGHYSFRACGFL; encoded by the coding sequence ATGTCCGACACCCCCGCCTCCAGCCTCCTCCGCGAGATGGCCGCCTCCGAACGCCCGCAAGAACGCCTCCAGCGCCTCGGCCCCGCCGCCCTCAGCGACACCGAACTTCTCGCCATGCTCCTGCGCAGCGGCACGCGCGGCCACGACGTCCTCAGCGTCTCCACCCATCTCCTCGCCGACGCCGGCTCACTTGCCCAACTCATCACCTGGCGAGAAGCCGATTTTTGCCGTCTCAAAGGCATCGGCCGCGTCAAAGCCCTCCAGCTCCTCACCGTCACCGAGATCGCCCGCCGCATCCTCCTCCAACAATCCGGCGAAGCCCCGCTCCTCGACCGCCCCGAACTCATCGCCGCCTACATGGCCCCGCTCACTCTCGGCCTCGAAATCGAAAAAGTCTGGGTGCTCTGCCTCAACCGCAAAGGCCGCCTCATCAAACGCGTCGAGGTCACCTCCGGCATCGCCACCGCCAGCCTCGCCCATCCGCGCGAAATTTTCCGCGAAGCCATCCGCGAATCCGCCGTCGCCATCGCCTGCGTCCACAATCACCCCAGCGGAGACCCGCAACCCAGCGCCCAGGATATGCGCGTGACTCGCCAGCTCCGCGAAGCCGCCAAGACCGTGGACATCGAGTTCATCGACCACGTCATCATGGGCCGACAGCTCAACGACCCCGCCGGCATCGGCCACTACAGCTTCCGCGCCTGCGGCTTTCTCTGA
- a CDS encoding chemotaxis protein CheB, whose product MIVIGGSLGGSRALREILLRLPEDFSLPIAVVLHRHRDGDELLRDYIQRDCALPIVDVEDKIPVEAGRVFLCPPDYHLMLEDGCFSLSTDELVNFARPSIDALFESAAEWSGRAAIAVVLTGGGFDGAAGAKRIQERGGIVIVQDPKTAEGLWMPTAALNATKTRHVKSLEGIATALIRLAARRRRMS is encoded by the coding sequence ATGATCGTCATCGGTGGTTCGCTCGGTGGAAGCAGGGCGCTGCGGGAAATCTTGCTGCGGTTGCCGGAGGACTTTTCGCTGCCAATCGCGGTGGTGCTGCATCGGCATCGCGATGGGGATGAACTGCTGCGCGATTACATCCAGCGGGATTGCGCGCTGCCAATCGTGGATGTGGAGGATAAAATTCCGGTGGAGGCTGGCCGGGTTTTTCTGTGTCCGCCGGATTATCATCTGATGCTGGAGGACGGATGTTTTTCGTTGTCCACGGATGAGCTGGTGAATTTTGCGCGGCCCTCGATCGATGCGCTGTTTGAGTCGGCGGCGGAGTGGAGCGGGCGCGCGGCCATCGCGGTGGTTTTGACGGGTGGAGGATTTGACGGAGCGGCCGGGGCGAAGCGGATTCAGGAGCGAGGCGGGATCGTCATCGTGCAAGATCCCAAGACGGCCGAAGGGCTTTGGATGCCGACGGCGGCGCTCAATGCGACCAAGACGCGGCATGTGAAGTCGCTGGAGGGAATCGCCACGGCGTTGATCCGGCTGGCGGCGAGACGGCGGCGGATGTCGTGA
- a CDS encoding CheR family methyltransferase — translation MTIPGKDFPADQAQAKAPGLAVPGDEEKEFDDLRLLLDTVHQRSGLDFREYAFSSLRRRVARAVRETGTENVSGLHLRLKSDGQALDYLIRQLTVHTTAMFRDPGFFRVLREQVVPVLKTYPFVRLWVAGCSTGEEVYSLSILLHEEGIAERCRIYATDLSENVLERARAGVFPLAAMQEYSRNYQLAGGRVPFSDYFTADTESVIFRRHLRDNVVFGTHNLVSDASFNEFHLILCRNVMIYFQRELQERVHALFHDSLVTFGFLGLGRSEAVRFTAYRDCYDTIDAKERVFRKIK, via the coding sequence GTGACAATCCCGGGCAAAGATTTTCCAGCTGATCAGGCGCAAGCAAAAGCGCCCGGGCTCGCCGTGCCGGGGGATGAGGAAAAGGAGTTCGACGATCTGCGGCTGCTGCTCGATACGGTGCATCAGCGGTCGGGACTGGATTTTCGCGAGTACGCCTTTTCGTCGCTGCGGCGGCGGGTGGCCCGCGCGGTGAGGGAGACGGGGACCGAGAACGTATCCGGACTTCACCTGCGGCTGAAGAGCGACGGGCAGGCGCTGGATTATCTGATCCGCCAGCTGACGGTGCATACGACGGCGATGTTTCGTGACCCGGGTTTTTTCCGCGTGTTGCGGGAGCAAGTGGTGCCGGTGTTGAAGACCTATCCATTTGTCCGCTTGTGGGTGGCGGGTTGCTCGACGGGCGAGGAGGTTTATTCGCTGTCCATTTTGCTGCATGAAGAAGGCATCGCCGAGCGTTGCCGGATCTACGCGACAGATCTGAGCGAGAACGTGCTGGAGCGGGCGCGGGCGGGCGTTTTCCCGCTGGCGGCGATGCAGGAATACTCGCGCAATTATCAACTCGCGGGCGGACGAGTGCCATTTTCGGACTACTTCACGGCGGACACCGAGTCGGTGATTTTTCGCCGACACCTGAGGGACAACGTGGTTTTTGGGACGCACAATCTGGTCTCGGATGCGTCGTTCAACGAGTTCCACCTGATTCTTTGCCGCAATGTGATGATCTATTTCCAGCGGGAATTGCAGGAGAGGGTCCACGCACTTTTTCATGATAGCCTGGTCACGTTTGGATTTCTCGGGCTTGGGCGAAGTGAGGCGGTGCGGTTCACGGCGTACCGGGATTGTTACGACACCATCGATGCGAAAGAGCGCGTCTTCCGTAAAATCAAATGA